The following proteins are co-located in the Camelina sativa cultivar DH55 chromosome 12, Cs, whole genome shotgun sequence genome:
- the LOC104731358 gene encoding tobamovirus multiplication protein 1 — MTDSGLLMMPAEMAGILTTAFTSWWDDVNESTQWQDGIFFALCGAYALVSAVALVQLIRIQMRVPEYGWTTQKVFHLMNFVVNGVRAVLFGFHMQVFLVHPKALCWVLLDLPGLLFFSAYTLLVLFWAEIYHQARSLPTDKLRITYISVNVAVYLAQIGIWAYIWVNDNSTVELVGKIFIAVVSFIAALGFLLYGGRLFFMLRRFPIESKGRRKKLHEVGSVTAICFTCFLIRCIVVAVSAFDKDLTLDVLDHPVLNLIYYMVVEVLPSALVLFILRKLPPKRVSDQYHPIQ, encoded by the exons CCGGCGGAGATGGCTGGAATTTTAACGACGGCGTTTACGAGCTGGTGGGATGATGTTAACGAGTCAACTCAGTGGCAAGATGGGATCTTTTTCGCTCTCTGTGGTGCTTATGCTCTTGTTTCCGCCGTTGCTCTT GTTCAACTGATAAGGATCCAAATGAGAGTGCCTGAATATGGTTGGACTACTCAGAAGGTGTTTCATCTTATGAACTTTGTCGTCAATGGAG TTCGTGCGGTTCTATTTGGATTCCACATGCAAGTATTCCTTGTGCATCCCAAG GCTCTTTGCTGGGTACTATTGGATCTTCCAGGCCTTCTCTTTTTCTCGGCATACACGCTGCTTGTGCTGTTTTGGGCAGAGATATATCACCAG GCAAGAAGCTTGCCAACGGATAAGCTGCGGATAACCTATATTTCAGTCAATGTGGCTGTATATTTGGCTCAG ATTGGTATCTGGGCATACATCTGGGTAAATGATAACAGCACTGTGGAGTTGGTTGGAAAGATATTTATCGCAG ttgtGTCTTTCATTGCCGCATTAGGCTTCTTGCTGTACGGAGGAAG ATTGTTTTTCATGCTAAGAAGGTTCCCTATCGAGTcaaaaggaagaaggaagaaactCCATGAG GTTGGATCTGTGACAGCCATATGCTTCACCTGTTTCCTCATAAGATGCATTGTG GTGGCTGTATCAGCTTTTGACAAGGATTTAACACTTGATGTTCTTGATCATCCAGTTCTGAATTTAATCTACTATATG GTGGTTGAAGTACTTCCATCGGCACTAGTCCTTTTCATTCTCCGAAAGCTACCTCCAAAGAGAGTATCAGATCAATACCATCCAATCCAGTAG